Proteins co-encoded in one Luteitalea sp. genomic window:
- a CDS encoding molybdopterin-dependent oxidoreductase translates to MRLTRAASRIVVAGNDEFPVNGGALCVKGWTAGTTLDHPDRLLTPLVRGVDGLLVPASWDAALDRVARGIQKIQACHGRDAVGLFGGGSLTNEKAYLLGKFARVALGTPHIDYNGRFCMSSAAAAGLKAFGIDRGLPFPLEDIAGADAILLVGSNLAETMPPVLRYLDRHRRGDGAVIVIDRSNPNRRSQNAWLSTATARPPATLSSVSTSTRPSAAGTRIAPK, encoded by the coding sequence ATGCGCCTCACGCGGGCAGCATCCCGCATTGTTGTCGCGGGTAACGACGAGTTCCCCGTGAATGGCGGTGCGCTTTGCGTGAAAGGCTGGACCGCCGGCACAACGCTCGATCACCCCGACCGTCTGCTCACACCACTCGTTCGTGGCGTCGATGGCCTGCTCGTTCCCGCGAGCTGGGACGCGGCGCTCGATCGTGTGGCGCGCGGCATCCAGAAGATTCAGGCATGCCATGGCCGTGACGCGGTCGGCCTGTTCGGTGGCGGTTCGCTGACGAACGAGAAGGCGTATCTGCTCGGCAAGTTCGCGCGCGTCGCGCTTGGCACGCCACACATCGACTACAACGGTCGCTTCTGCATGTCGTCCGCAGCGGCTGCGGGTCTCAAGGCATTCGGTATCGATCGCGGCCTGCCGTTTCCGCTGGAGGACATTGCCGGCGCCGATGCGATTCTACTCGTCGGCAGCAACCTCGCAGAAACAATGCCGCCGGTGCTCCGCTATCTCGACCGTCACCGCCGGGGCGACGGCGCTGTGATTGTTATCGATCGGTCGAACCCGAATCGTCGCTCCCAGAACGCGTGGCTGAGCACCGCCACGGCACGCCCGCCGGCCACATTGTCGTCAGTGTCGACCAGCACGCGACCGAGCGCGGCAGGGACACGCATCGCGCCAAAGTAG
- a CDS encoding 3-ketoacyl-ACP reductase, whose translation MHGVRKGKRSREQSPGKRSERVAIVTGGTRGIGLGIARALARDGWDLVLCGMRPAASVRAVIKELEQYGAHVRYYAADLSRAEDRARLIERVRKRYGVVHALVNNAGRAPRVRADLLEATEESFEEVLRTNLYGPYFLTQQLAPLMVTHKQKVPSAVCAIVFVTSVSAEMASPNRGEYCVSKAGLAMAVKLFASRLAEHGVPVYEVRPGIIATDMTAAVRDTYDRRIADGLVPERRWGSPEDVGRTVAALLRGDVPYASGAVIHVDGGLSIPRL comes from the coding sequence ATGCACGGCGTGCGTAAAGGGAAACGGAGTCGCGAGCAATCACCGGGAAAGCGCAGCGAGCGTGTCGCGATCGTGACCGGCGGCACGCGAGGGATCGGTCTCGGCATCGCGCGGGCGCTGGCGCGTGACGGGTGGGACTTGGTGCTCTGTGGCATGCGACCGGCCGCGTCCGTGCGTGCAGTTATCAAGGAGCTCGAGCAGTACGGGGCGCATGTCCGTTACTACGCGGCCGACCTCTCGCGTGCCGAAGATCGCGCTCGGTTGATCGAGCGGGTCCGCAAGCGCTACGGCGTCGTTCACGCCCTCGTCAACAACGCCGGCCGCGCGCCGCGCGTCCGCGCTGATTTGCTCGAAGCCACCGAGGAGAGCTTCGAAGAGGTGCTGCGCACCAATCTGTACGGTCCCTACTTCCTCACGCAGCAGCTCGCCCCGTTGATGGTGACGCACAAGCAGAAGGTGCCCTCTGCTGTGTGTGCGATTGTGTTCGTGACGTCGGTGTCGGCCGAGATGGCCTCGCCGAACCGCGGCGAGTACTGCGTGAGCAAGGCTGGTCTTGCCATGGCAGTGAAGCTCTTCGCGTCACGGCTGGCGGAGCATGGCGTCCCGGTCTACGAGGTCCGACCCGGCATCATCGCAACGGACATGACCGCAGCCGTGCGCGACACCTACGATCGCCGGATCGCCGATGGGCTCGTCCCTGAACGGCGATGGGGGAGCCCGGAGGATGTCGGTCGTACCGTCGCGGCGTTGTTGCGCGGCGATGTACCGTACGCCAGCGGCGCTGTGATTCATGTGGACGGCGGCCTCTCGATCCCCCGTTTGTGA
- a CDS encoding glycosyl hydrolase, with amino-acid sequence MIDLESAPTPRGLVPGIERMFQLSAEKIRALERGWNPDDGAPVFTVEGRYTARGWTEWTEGFQFGSAILQFDATGEREFLDLGRSRTVQRMAPHLTHVGVHDHGFNNVSTYGNVWRLAREQRFEASAWERRFYELALAVSGAVQARRWTKLPQGGFIHSFNGAHSLFVDTIRSLRALALAHLLGHRLMEEQDAPVSLLERLLQHARATAEFSIYYGRARDSYDVRGRVAHEALFNVANGSYRGPNSQQGYSPFTTWTRGLAWAILGFAEQLEFLAVLPDEALEPFGGRGAVEDWMLEAARATSDYYIDGAAAADGVPYWDTGAPGLAALGEWRARPADPFNDCEPVDSSAAAIAAQGLLRLGAYLGERGNDGEPYRRAGLRTLATLVDETGPYLSTQPAHQGLLLHSVYHRPNGWDYVPPGAKTPRGESSQWGDYHLREAALCVLRLARGDTYLTFFGPVPH; translated from the coding sequence ATGATCGATCTGGAGAGCGCGCCAACGCCGCGTGGGTTGGTGCCGGGAATCGAGCGGATGTTCCAGCTGTCCGCCGAAAAGATCCGGGCACTCGAGCGGGGCTGGAACCCGGACGACGGTGCACCGGTCTTCACGGTCGAGGGCCGCTACACGGCCCGCGGCTGGACGGAGTGGACCGAGGGGTTTCAATTCGGCTCGGCTATCCTCCAGTTCGACGCCACCGGCGAGCGCGAGTTCCTCGACCTGGGGCGCTCGCGCACGGTCCAGCGAATGGCGCCGCACCTCACGCATGTCGGCGTGCACGACCATGGCTTCAACAACGTCAGCACATACGGCAACGTGTGGCGCCTCGCTCGCGAGCAGCGGTTCGAGGCGAGCGCCTGGGAGCGGCGCTTCTACGAGTTGGCGCTCGCCGTGAGCGGCGCCGTGCAGGCGCGACGCTGGACGAAGCTGCCTCAGGGTGGGTTCATTCACTCCTTCAACGGGGCACATTCGCTGTTCGTGGACACCATTCGATCCCTGCGCGCATTGGCGCTGGCCCATCTGCTCGGTCATCGCCTGATGGAGGAACAGGACGCCCCGGTCAGCCTCCTCGAGCGGCTCCTGCAGCATGCGCGGGCGACTGCCGAGTTCAGCATTTACTATGGACGTGCACGCGACAGCTACGATGTGCGCGGCCGCGTCGCCCACGAAGCGCTTTTCAACGTGGCGAACGGATCGTACAGAGGTCCCAATAGCCAACAGGGCTATTCGCCGTTCACCACATGGACCCGTGGCCTGGCGTGGGCCATCCTCGGCTTTGCGGAGCAGCTCGAGTTCCTGGCGGTCCTGCCAGACGAGGCGCTCGAGCCCTTCGGCGGTCGGGGCGCGGTGGAGGACTGGATGCTCGAAGCGGCGCGCGCCACGAGCGATTACTACATCGACGGCGCTGCCGCCGCCGACGGCGTTCCGTACTGGGACACTGGCGCACCGGGGCTCGCGGCGCTCGGTGAGTGGAGGGCACGCCCGGCGGACCCTTTCAACGATTGCGAGCCGGTCGACAGCTCGGCCGCCGCGATTGCTGCTCAGGGCCTGTTGAGGCTCGGGGCCTATCTCGGCGAGCGCGGAAACGATGGCGAGCCGTATCGACGCGCGGGCCTGCGGACGCTCGCCACGCTCGTCGACGAGACGGGGCCGTACCTCAGCACACAGCCGGCACATCAGGGCCTGCTCCTACACTCGGTGTATCACCGGCCGAACGGCTGGGACTACGTCCCGCCTGGGGCAAAGACGCCTCGCGGCGAGTCGAGTCAATGGGGCGACTATCACTTGCGGGAGGCGGCGCTCTGTGTGCTCCGCCTCGCGCGTGGCGATACGTATCTGACGTTCTTTGGACCGGTTCCGCACTGA